Sequence from the Acropora muricata isolate sample 2 chromosome 10, ASM3666990v1, whole genome shotgun sequence genome:
TGATGTTCCCACCCTGTTTGTTTTCCTGGGAGTGACAACAGCTCTGGGTTTCAGTATTGGATATGGtaagcattattattatttttttttgtcgttttgaCTTATAATTGAACAGAAGTACATGACATAGACTTTCCTTTTGGAAGCGAGTCAACCAGTCATTAGGTAGGTTATGGATTTAAACCTTGGCAATGGACTCTGAGTGTCTTAAAACAGCATTTgtggatttaaaaaaaaactgtcctTGTTGTCTCTTTCTCTAATGATACATTCAAAGACTCATAGTCAGCTTCTGCCAGACAGTTTTGCTGCTGAATTAGCCACCTCAGAGAGAGGTGACTGACAGTCCTGTGTTTGAGCTGCAAGCAATGAGACTTTTATTTCCTCTCTTTGAGTTGTATTTATAAACATTTTAATCCCTGTGGAAATTAATCAGGAGAATGTGTTCATCATTTTCCCAGGTCTAGCAGTATTCcttaaattattaattaacaCACAACTTGTCCATTATCAAGGTGGCATTTTTGTGTTATGCAGCTCATTTTACAATAAGGATTATTGATCTTCCTTGATTGAAAGGATTGAGTATATTGGTTTAGCATTTTTCAAAATAGTTTTAATGAATAACCTTATGTCTTGTCTATCACTATGGTGACATTTTTGTGTCATACAGCCCATTttacaataatgattattgtaaAATGAGCTGTATGACACAAAAATGTCACTTTGATGATGTAATTAATACTGACCTTCCGTGATtgaatttttcttcccagtcctccaaattacgtcaccagatcacctggaaaggATTGAGTATTTAAGTTTAGCATTATCCCTTAGTTTTAATTAAGATCCATTTATCTTGTCCATCATCAGGGCgacattagggacctttagattctaggtcGAGGAGgcgaacgagtacgagatttgactgcccgtttttggCCAAAAAGCTAAGtcttagaaaatttataacccggacgattaatctttcTTTGTCAGCAGTAgcgattgctcagttattcgtATTACAGGTAACatagcctttttgctgaccggCAAATGCCAAAACTGTTACCGTGTTTTTGACTTGTTtcgacacgacaacatttttgcaacacCTCGAGTCGCCCCTCGAGTCAATATGTCGACGTTATCAcgtttttcgcgccaaaatgacgctggtttgcgcgcgctcaggGTTGTCGTATGAGAAAATCTAGTACTTGTTCTCCTCCTCGTCGTAGAATCTaaaattctctattttcatttaacaataataataatgattattataataattacaataattattattcaccttCTTTAATTGAAAGGATTGAGTGTGTACATTAGCAGCCAAGCCTTGGGATCATCTGGTGATGTTAAGAGGCCTGGACCCAAGACTCCTTCATTTCCACTAGACTCTTTGGAGCCCTTAGATGAAGTTTCGCGTGATTTTCTTGATCAGCTAACAATGTGGAAACTAGAGGACCAGCTTGATCAACAGAAAGAACAGGAGCCACAAACTGAACCAGGAGACCTGTTTGACACCAAAACTTTGCATGAAAAACttcaacaaaaacatttcaaatttatGAGTCAGCATGAAAATGTGAAGCAGCGTTTGCGTGCAAGCAAAGTCATGTCTTGGTATTGGCGACTGAAGTTCGAAGAGGAAAAGTCTAAACGAGGAGGCAGCAATGAATGGAACAAAGCTCTGCAAGAACAGTTAGAGCACATGGAACAGCTTTACTTGCGCGAAAAACATGTTGCCGATATGTGGAGGCATAGGCATGCGAATACAAAATCACGCGAGGACATGGCACGTGATGTCAAACTTGAGAGGTgggttgttttttgtttttgttttgtgtgttcGCCCTTACAACCTTAACTTGTGCCACACAGCAAGTGAGGCGATCGGCAAGAAGTAGCCATGGCAACCTATCCACGGGTCAAGCTCGGCCGCTTTATGTAGTAAAGCCTGTGGCGAGCGGCATAACTTATCTctcaattcactattttccaattgtccataatgcactctgtttgccccccccccccccccaaattttgcataaactattgttgtgaaatactcttgggaggtctgcatattcccaagagcattccgcaacaataggtTATGCAacatttggggggcaaacagtgCATTATGGGAAATTGGAAAATACAGAATTGAGAAAAATGCATGAGGTCATACATATAGAGATCGGTGAATTATTGATGAGCTGTGACAATGACTCAAGAAATGTAACCGCCATTTTTATCTTGTGTTAGGTATTGGAAAGATTTTCTTACTCGCTGGCGAAAGACTGGACAGAAACATGCGGGCTTTAACGAGACTGGAAAATTGACTAACTCCACTGAAAAGCCTATGATGGCGCAGAGAAAACTAGAACCTCAAAGACCTAAAACAGATCGCATGCGTGACAGCTCCAAGGGAGAGTTTACAAACCGCTGGACCAAAGATTCGCGATCGCTGTCAAAAGGAATCGATGGAGAGAGTTGCCCCATAAAGAAAAACTGTGCTGTTAAGAAAAAAGGTAAAACTAAGGATGTGTCCTTGCGTTCTGAAGAACTCTCTTTGACGTCGCTttcagaacaaaacaaattttctccGTTGCTTTCGCCAGTTTTTGCGAACAGTGGATCAGAAGAGGACGTTGTTAAACAAAATCCTTTAGACAAAACCTCAGAAAATGGAGTCGCAAGCGAGTTTTTGCACAAAGCGCACGAACTGAAGTCTATGAGCAAAGCTCAAGATAAAGATTTTGAAGGTCCGCTGTATAATAATCCTCAATCTTCTCTTGAGTTATTTGCACCTTGGCCTGGGTATAACGACATAATTCTGTCACTTTTGGGTGACAATACTCGTGAAAACAGAAAACTCCCGGCGAACCCTGCGTCGAAGAAAACTAGCGTCCAGGCTCATTTGTCGGGAGGTGAGCCCAAGACACAAAACAGGGTTGAGCGAGAGGTTCTAGAGAAACCAAGACCTTTGTCAAAGCACAGAAAAACTAAGTATTTTAGCGGTTGGTCGGTCAAATGTTACCGGGGCGGCTATGCATCGCGCAGGTGCAAGAAGTTAAAAGCGTTAAGACACCCGAGAGTCTCGAAGCCAAGAAGAATTcgcaaaaagcaaaatggcGCCACCAACGGATCGAGTCGGCGTCAACAGCAGTTCCCTCTCAAAAGACAAAAACGAATTTTGAGAAATCTGACCAAGTTTCGTGAAGAAGAGATTCGCAGACACAGAATTCAACGGCGCAAAttaaggaagaaagaaaaggacGTGGAGAAGCGCGTTCAAGAGGCCAATCGCCTTTTGTCGGAATTGAAAAAAGGAAGGCGAGAGATAAAGATAGAAAAGAGAATCATTCGTCGATCTTGGAAAGAGTTaagaaaggagaaaaagaaTTTCTCGCGCGAAATGGAGGTTCATAAACACGACAAGAAGGGACTTGAGGAATTTATAGCGAagttgaaaacagaaaagaaaagaatgaagaaaatgaaaggaaagTTTAAGGAGAAGATAAAAGAGTTGCTGACcaaagagaagaaagggaaGGAGCTTAGAAAGAAGTTAGAAGcagagaagaagaaagagatGGAGAAGTTAAGAGCTGAGATTGTTCAAGAGAAGGAAAAATTGCGAAAGCAGCATCGAAGTCTGAAAGCGTTGAAACGGGCGGCGAGAAAAGAGTTAAAGAATTGGTTGAAAGAACTCAAGAAACTTAAGGGACGGAAGAAGCGGAGGAGAGCGACTGAGCAGGCTAAGGACCGGGAGAAGGCGAGAAGAAAGTTTGAGAAAACTGAGAATCTTAGGCAACGCCAACAAGAATATGACGCCGTCGTTCGAGAACAAGAAGAATATGATTCAGAAAAACGCAGAAGGAAAGGCGAATATGGAGAACACAAGAAAAGGAAGGCGCCCGAGGACATGAAACAGGAAGATGACTCAGAACGGAATAGCGCACGCGAGGAAACTGGGGATCGAAAACATTTCCTTGGAAGGCAGTTTGAAAATGTAAAACAGTGGTTTTCGAGTGTACATAAGAAGGCGGTTGAAAAGCAAAACGCTTATTTGAGAGGTTTCTTGGCAAAAACTGCAGTATTTCATAGAAATGGTAAGGGCGAAACGTCAGAAATTAAGAGCGAAGATCAGAAGTCGCGGTTAGAGGATGTCAAGGACTGGTTATCAAGTGTTCATAAAAAGACTTTAGAAAAGCAAAAGGCGTACCTGCGAAGTTTGATTCCACAAAGGATACTCAGTAGTTACCGAGCGATGCAGAGTTCAGAATTGAGCAAGAAGGATCGTgcacaagaaaataaagaagaggaaaatttgTCAGGGTTGCCTAATGGAGGCCAGGGGAAGATTAAGACTGGCCTGACCAAGGGAAAATCCGGAGATACTGCTCGGAGGGAAGGGTCGAAATATGTGGCGGTCAATTTGGAGTCGGAAACCTACCCCAGAGAACAGAAAGGAAAAGAGGAGTCGGATTTGAAAATTCGAAAGTCGGAATTAGCGACAGTTTCCGACAACAAAGCTCTCGCTAGTTTCGTCAACTTGACTTCCAATGTAGAACTTGTGGAAATACTGGTAAAAGGACTGGAGAGGAAGGAACGCGAAGGCAAATCAAGGAGTGACAAAGTTGAAGGCGCAGATacaacagcttttgttattgtttctaAGGAGTCGACTGACTTAGATTCTAGCCTTAAAAGGACAGGGGGCAACCTTAAACCGAAGTCGCCTAAGGGTCGTTTGGCGTTTGCTGAAGGCCCGATTGTTGCGGAGGATTTGAAAGCTGAACCAAGACGATCGCATCGGCGAAAGGTTCATGGAGAATCTATCACTGCAGAACGCAGTGAGGAAAAGAAGGTTGTTCCTCGAGGCCCGAAGTTGTCAGAAGATGAACGTTATGTGCGACCATCCAAGAAGACTATGAGA
This genomic interval carries:
- the LOC136887652 gene encoding trichohyalin-like, which produces MASKASDDIEKDWTFVDKDGKIDIQARKNSVLYSKSHSGEDCALVSQSEVLSLEDGESEPEFEVLSGFQCHSPPSEDEESPHCKDDTGDHVNDVHKSSEADDCELGTDPGSIQEDGCQCAADDGIMIISNHFCANERDDSSGDICAVDAIGSEHDHGNSASSNISLVPVDGWQELPQLSESGSLSFPTESSNSEDDNDIEPIPEEDTSQDFVDLGRDPCEAIAESRASMFSFDSDIFNQSYVDEDIDGEEEQSCITEASMYDEKTDGLNADESVDHVKDIASGDSSSILLDVPTLFVFLGVTTALGFSIGYGLSVYISSQALGSSGDVKRPGPKTPSFPLDSLEPLDEVSRDFLDQLTMWKLEDQLDQQKEQEPQTEPGDLFDTKTLHEKLQQKHFKFMSQHENVKQRLRASKVMSWYWRLKFEEEKSKRGGSNEWNKALQEQLEHMEQLYLREKHVADMWRHRHANTKSREDMARDVKLERYWKDFLTRWRKTGQKHAGFNETGKLTNSTEKPMMAQRKLEPQRPKTDRMRDSSKGEFTNRWTKDSRSLSKGIDGESCPIKKNCAVKKKGKTKDVSLRSEELSLTSLSEQNKFSPLLSPVFANSGSEEDVVKQNPLDKTSENGVASEFLHKAHELKSMSKAQDKDFEGPLYNNPQSSLELFAPWPGYNDIILSLLGDNTRENRKLPANPASKKTSVQAHLSGGEPKTQNRVEREVLEKPRPLSKHRKTKYFSGWSVKCYRGGYASRRCKKLKALRHPRVSKPRRIRKKQNGATNGSSRRQQQFPLKRQKRILRNLTKFREEEIRRHRIQRRKLRKKEKDVEKRVQEANRLLSELKKGRREIKIEKRIIRRSWKELRKEKKNFSREMEVHKHDKKGLEEFIAKLKTEKKRMKKMKGKFKEKIKELLTKEKKGKELRKKLEAEKKKEMEKLRAEIVQEKEKLRKQHRSLKALKRAARKELKNWLKELKKLKGRKKRRRATEQAKDREKARRKFEKTENLRQRQQEYDAVVREQEEYDSEKRRRKGEYGEHKKRKAPEDMKQEDDSERNSAREETGDRKHFLGRQFENVKQWFSSVHKKAVEKQNAYLRGFLAKTAVFHRNGKGETSEIKSEDQKSRLEDVKDWLSSVHKKTLEKQKAYLRSLIPQRILSSYRAMQSSELSKKDRAQENKEEENLSGLPNGGQGKIKTGLTKGKSGDTARREGSKYVAVNLESETYPREQKGKEESDLKIRKSELATVSDNKALASFVNLTSNVELVEILVKGLERKEREGKSRSDKVEGADTTAFVIVSKESTDLDSSLKRTGGNLKPKSPKGRLAFAEGPIVAEDLKAEPRRSHRRKVHGESITAERSEEKKVVPRGPKLSEDERYVRPSKKTMRKQVDLKGDVCEFEDAANWEEIPPPDWVFRRAKKRARGRADQRSVPWYEKRAQDRSSQREGDEHVTQFPCGPWYQRRAKDRSVQRRRDKHTTQFPCGQEWNHHEDRSPNPCYDEDRKSDSAIPRVKNSKRSADQRRRPWYDRRAQERNFQRKNDEHKTQFLRGDKRKRDEDWSFGRANDRASQQSNLDPWDFRPAEGREGSDAFFEQEADSREGWDSFLEQEAEGREGWDSFFEQFYDWIPRGPHVDEHRSQ